aataattatGTACGTTAATGTTACTTAATGAACAGCCCCTGTTGATAGATCAAGTCGCTTgactgaagaagatatgGCCAAACCTGAGGTCAGGTACGAAATGGTCGGGGGCAAGCAGCTATTGCTTTTTATAGCGCTCTCGATACTATTGCGCTATTGTACGAGATATTTCCGCTAACTTGAAATCACTACATACGCCAAATGCTTTGTTTCTATTTGTCAGAAATTCGAAGCatcatttttaaattttAGGGGGCAGCCATAGATATATTATATTGGGGGAAATTGGAGTCGTTGAACTGGAGCAATTACTTGTCAAAATCTAGAAGAACCACCATTCAATCAGGTACAATCTCAAACAATGTTAAACCGTTGCATTTCTCGTCATACCAAGCTGCCAGTAAATTTAAGAGTCGCCTCTCGCTTTTATTCAGATGGCCCTCTTGGTGGTTCCGGCCCCGGTGGCCCTCAagatatcttcatcaagaGAGAACGTGCTAAGGAAGATTACTATGCCAGGCAGCAGGAAAGAGAACAACTAGCTCATGTAAAGGAACAGCTGAAAGAGcacaagaaaaaactagAAAATTTAGAAAACAAGATTAACAACCTTTCAAAGTGATTGATAATCACTACTGGGACTGATGGTTCCAAAAACAAATCATCTACGTAGAAAGAAGGATGCCTGCCAAAACTAAAACATGAGAGATAAAAGTCGACGCCACTATATAGTACTTTTAGATCTGCTTCTTCTATAAAATATACATCTCAATCAAGGAATACCACGTCAGTGGTAGGAAGAGCACTGTCTCCTTACGTATAAGAGACGTCCTTGTGGACCCATACATATTCTCTGCAATAACTCCGTACATCTATACCGCTTTATTTCTAATCTTGAAAAGGAGTTTTTTGGAATTCAAACTTTGCGTCCGCGCGAAATGGGAATCCTGTAACTGAAACTGGAGCTTCCCGTTGGCGGTTGGTAAAACTGGTTTTCAATGTAAGGCCAAGTAAGCAATTGATATTGAATCCATTAAACCCCTTTGTCATATTAAGAGCTTCTTATAAGAGATTCGATTTTAGTTGGCTTTAAAtaaatagaaaaatcaaacaactaagaaaaaatgtctgACTCTATCATCTCCTTTGCTGCTTTCATCCTAGCCGATGCCGGTTTGGAAGTCACCTCCGACAACCTATTGGCTATCACCAAGGCTGCTGGTGCCAATGTCGACAACGTATGTACAAGTACAAGACAATTCCACTGTGTGTGACTACGAAAGAAAGATTGAAGAACGAACCAGTTCTAAACAAAAAGTGTGTGATGAATTCTGAATAGCAAAAACAGGAGTATCCCATAGGGTGTATCCTTTCAAACGGACGAGGATAGTAATGTGCAAGGAACTATAATAAGATGActcgaaaaaaatctatCTACATCACATTCTCCAACCAATATGTATCAATAAACGGAAAGCACAAGTCGGACTTTACGAACTTTTCTAAGGATCCTATTTTACTAACAAACGTAACGAAAAACAAGACTCACCGCGAGGCTTGTTAAGATTTATATTTAAATTAGGTTTGGGCCGATGTTTACGCCAAGGCTTTGGAAGGTAAGGACTTGAAACAAATCTTGTCTGGTTTCCACAATGCTGGCCCAGCTGTTGGTGCTGGTGCCGCCTCTGGTGCCACCGCCGCTGCTGGCGACgctgctgaagaagaaaaggaagaagaagctgcTGAAGAATCCGATGACGACATGGGTTTCGGTTTATTCGATTAAACAAACGAGGAaagtcattttttcttgaacgtTTTTTTACCCTTCTTTATGTATCTATGTttacatataaataaacCTTTAATCAATTAGTATCTAAACTGAAGAACAAACCAAAAGTGTATACTATACGATTGGGCTACGGGGTTTATATGCCTCGTTCCTTACTAGAAGCGACCTTGCGGGATGCTCCTGGTTGCGGAATAACAAATTTTTCGTCTCCATGGTAACTAGAAATTACATAAACCGATGGCCGGAGGCACTTTGACGACGACGCTGACCGAAGCTTCTCCCGCGCacattttctaaaatttttACTCATCGGAAATGAAAGGTTCTTTGACACATGTAGGCTCCCTAAGTTGGACATACGCCGGCTCTTAAAGGGTAAACAACACAGCTATAAGGCAGTAGAAACGTATCAGAATTAAAtactttgatttttctttatatcgTGACACGAATTAGAAAGCAAAAGCACTGGACACAGTAATTTAACATTTTGGTTATTATGGAGCTAAGAAGTAGACGGAGCGCAGAGGCTTATCTTGTCACGCCTGAAGAACCTGCCAAGACAAGAAATGAAACAACCATGGAGTCCAAGGATACGGTTACTGGTAGGGAAGTAAGAAGCGGGAGTACAAGTGTATTTAGTCCCGCTTACTCTGACATTCCTACCACTGAATcgaccaaaaaaattgatgacGGTGAATACTACAATTTTACCAGTCACTTCATGCCATCTTTAAAGAATACCAGAGAGCTGGAAGGTACAATACTTAGCCTCATACAGAGGATAAAGGAAGGCGATAACGAAACACTGGTAAGCGAGAAAGATCTCATATTGAGTGTGCTCAATAGATCGTTGGCATCCACGTCTCACTGGATGTTACAGGCCCAGCTATCGGAATTAAGAGCCACTTCAGAGGGCAGATATGCAGTGGAAACGaaccttttgaagaaagaggTGGAGTTTCTGAAAAACAAGACCCCGAAGACCAGCAAAGAAACGGGTTTCACGAAGTTGAAATCACCTACCGAACAACCTTCGAAACGTAAGTTGTCATTGCCAGGGCTGGCGCAAAGACCTTTCTCCACCGACGCTAGATTGGAAGGCCAGCATGGAAGTGCTCCGGAAAACTCATGGAAGGCCAAAGTTCCAAAACTCCCTTCTGCTCCTAGATCATCTTTGAACGTTTTTCCCCAAAGACCTTCGACGGGCACAGATAAGAGtgaggaagatgaaaaagcGGATACGTTGGAACTTGTGGAGAACAATAAACCACATCCGAGGATGAGGAGAAGAAGCGATAACCCAGCCACAAACGAGTACGTGAGAGTTTTTCACttggagaagaaggaaacTAAATcacgaaaaaaataacgtgatgtaaaaaaaatatcctAAAGATTataagcattttttttcagaagcCAATCGCATTATTCTTTgatcatattcttttttcattattccAGTTcactcttttcaaattccaAGGAATACCATATCCTTTAATCTCAGTTACGACTTTTATGTTTAATATCAACTTTACCGTATGCCCCTAATCCAATGCCTCCAACTCCCTgtaatttatatataactTGAGGTGAAAAGCTTTCAACAACTGAAATGGAGTTTTTTTCCGCTGGACCCAATAAAAACTATTTGTTTGGAGAGGGACACTTATTTTGTCTTTTGCCAAGACAACAATTTTGTAGTATTTGAGTTATAATTCAATGTTATATATACCGATCTAATACCTTTTTCCCGCAATTaaaccatttttttatcacaACGTTAATCCCTTGTCA
This is a stretch of genomic DNA from Saccharomyces kudriavzevii IFO 1802 strain IFO1802 genome assembly, chromosome: 4. It encodes these proteins:
- the STF1 gene encoding ATPase-binding protein (similar to Saccharomyces cerevisiae INH1 (YDL181W) and STF1 (YDL130W-A); ancestral locus Anc_7.294), which produces MLNRCISRHTKLPVNLRVASRFYSDGPLGGSGPGGPQDIFIKRERAKEDYYARQQEREQLAHVKEQLKEHKKKLENLENKINNLSK
- the RPP1B gene encoding ribosomal protein P1 beta (similar to Saccharomyces cerevisiae RPP1B (YDL130W); ancestral locus Anc_7.293), producing MSDSIISFAAFILADAGLEVTSDNLLAITKAAGANVDNVWADVYAKALEGKDLKQILSGFHNAGPAVGAGAASGATAAAGDAAEEEKEEEAAEESDDDMGFGLFD
- the SKDI04G1170 gene encoding uncharacterized protein (similar to Saccharomyces cerevisiae YDL129W; ancestral locus Anc_7.292); this translates as MELRSRRSAEAYLVTPEEPAKTRNETTMESKDTVTGREVRSGSTSVFSPAYSDIPTTESTKKIDDGEYYNFTSHFMPSLKNTRELEGTILSLIQRIKEGDNETLVSEKDLILSVLNRSLASTSHWMLQAQLSELRATSEGRYAVETNLLKKEVEFLKNKTPKTSKETGFTKLKSPTEQPSKRKLSLPGLAQRPFSTDARLEGQHGSAPENSWKAKVPKLPSAPRSSLNVFPQRPSTGTDKSEEDEKADTLELVENNKPHPRMRRRSDNPATNEYVRVFHLEKKETKSRKK